Proteins encoded by one window of Chondromyces crocatus:
- a CDS encoding tetratricopeptide repeat protein: MPNPGRRGCALVFAAALAALQCACAQQLSPRVHEVPRLLAEARAEGLPADDPLALSDDIKASVAKHVRASGSARERIRLLEDYLESRVRFEYASNRTLTATEAWRAGRGDCMAFTNLFVALARHVGLNAYFVHVREVQDYYERSGRFFVSSHVAVGFGSGPDARVIDFSRELSAWRDMSDWRLAAYKTIRDVEAVALYYSNTAVDRMLAGASDDAERLFRFWLGRAPTVAELHNNLGVLLNRQRRFDESLSLLEGALRDFPTFKPLYTNAIVAARGGGQLARAQELVRRGEALEQDDPFFRVVHGLTLYQMEDYRGAVRELERARSDRPESVAILAWLTRAHYRAGQSSRGAETFAAVQRLAPRSPIVQQLVSEFPHLARRGDGNPEPRESERK, encoded by the coding sequence ATGCCCAACCCAGGTCGTAGAGGTTGCGCACTCGTCTTCGCCGCAGCGCTCGCGGCGCTCCAGTGCGCCTGTGCGCAGCAGCTGTCTCCGCGCGTCCACGAGGTGCCTCGGTTGCTCGCCGAGGCGCGTGCAGAGGGATTGCCAGCGGACGACCCGCTCGCGCTCTCGGACGACATCAAGGCCTCCGTGGCGAAGCACGTGCGCGCGAGCGGGAGCGCCCGAGAGCGGATCCGTCTCCTCGAGGACTACCTCGAGTCCAGAGTCCGCTTCGAGTACGCCTCCAACCGCACGCTCACGGCGACCGAGGCCTGGCGCGCCGGCCGTGGTGATTGCATGGCCTTCACCAACCTGTTCGTCGCCCTCGCTCGCCACGTCGGTCTGAACGCCTATTTCGTGCACGTGCGCGAGGTGCAGGACTACTACGAGCGGAGCGGCCGGTTCTTCGTGTCGTCCCACGTGGCGGTCGGCTTCGGCAGCGGCCCTGATGCGCGCGTCATCGATTTCTCGCGCGAGCTGAGCGCATGGCGTGACATGAGCGACTGGCGGCTCGCTGCGTACAAGACCATCCGCGACGTGGAAGCCGTCGCGCTCTACTACAGCAACACGGCGGTGGATCGCATGCTCGCGGGCGCGTCGGACGACGCCGAGCGGTTGTTCCGCTTCTGGCTGGGCCGAGCACCCACGGTCGCCGAGCTGCACAACAACTTGGGCGTCCTGCTCAACCGGCAGCGCAGGTTCGACGAGTCGCTATCGCTTCTGGAGGGGGCGCTGCGTGACTTCCCGACGTTCAAGCCGCTCTACACGAACGCGATCGTGGCAGCGCGCGGGGGCGGCCAGCTGGCGCGCGCGCAGGAGCTGGTCCGACGCGGTGAGGCGCTGGAGCAAGATGATCCCTTCTTCCGGGTAGTCCACGGGCTCACGCTGTACCAGATGGAGGATTATCGCGGAGCGGTGCGTGAGCTCGAGCGAGCACGCTCGGACCGACCCGAAAGCGTGGCGATTCTGGCGTGGCTCACGCGCGCGCATTACCGCGCCGGTCAGTCCTCACGGGGAGCAGAGACGTTCGCCGCCGTGCAGCGGCTCGCCCCTCGTTCTCCCATCGTGCAGCAGCTCGTCTCGGAGTTTCCTCACCTCGCTCGGCGAGGAGACGGCAACCCCGAGCCACGGGAGAGCGAGAGGAAGTGA
- a CDS encoding patatin-like phospholipase family protein, with translation MGTSLGPRPLDDTVAALRSTRVLGSLDDGVLRSIAEAAEWEMVEAGEAVCEQGAPADALYLLISGRLSVVTTTEHGIERMVGHVYPGEPVGEMALLSDERRSATVRALRDSVLLRLDQSDFRQLIPQHPAALLALNRLLIERLHDLLQGRRSKVLERVIAVVPACPGAPVRALSTRLTELPGARRLRVIDATHVREALGTATIGPLGPHDRVASWLEAQEATGDTLLLVGDAEDEAWTRRCLRHADRILFVGVGTASPGGLPWSEVIANRTDTHARRRRDLALVHPDDAVAPSPAGPWLDTLDVDLHHHVRLGVRPDIKRLRRFICGEAVGLSLSGGAARGLAHLGVLRALEELQVPVDFVCGTSMGAIVGSQLALGLSAAAARASTKRGFGSWKIFDWTLPVTSACGGRWFEAHLRATFGDRGVEDLWLPFRCVSASLIRAQPVVHRRGPVWRAVLASSALPGVFPPIVEGDDLLADGVLLDNLPVHHAVEAGCGHIIAVNVINTLDTTMASGMVLPSEPLQRLAERLLPGAGRRTPGLTDYVLRSFFLPTLRDIEGIRRKSDLYIEPPVNQFHYLDVRPFDEIVEVGYGAARERLAAWLAQSPSVPRR, from the coding sequence ATGGGCACATCGCTCGGCCCGCGCCCGCTCGACGACACCGTCGCTGCGCTGCGCTCCACGCGGGTCCTCGGTTCACTGGACGACGGCGTGCTGCGCAGCATCGCCGAAGCTGCAGAGTGGGAGATGGTCGAGGCGGGCGAGGCCGTCTGCGAGCAAGGCGCTCCCGCCGACGCACTCTACCTTCTCATCTCCGGCCGCCTCTCGGTCGTCACCACGACGGAGCACGGGATCGAACGCATGGTCGGTCACGTCTACCCGGGTGAACCCGTCGGAGAGATGGCCTTGCTCTCGGACGAGCGCCGCTCGGCCACCGTGCGCGCGCTCCGCGACTCGGTGCTCCTGCGCCTCGATCAGAGCGACTTCCGTCAGCTCATCCCGCAGCACCCTGCGGCCCTCCTCGCCCTCAACCGGCTCCTGATCGAGCGCCTCCACGATCTCCTTCAGGGGCGGCGATCCAAGGTGCTGGAGCGGGTGATCGCCGTCGTGCCTGCATGCCCAGGGGCGCCCGTCCGGGCGCTGTCGACCCGGCTCACCGAACTCCCGGGCGCGCGCCGCCTTCGCGTCATCGACGCGACGCATGTGCGCGAAGCCCTCGGGACCGCGACGATCGGCCCGCTCGGACCTCACGATCGGGTGGCCAGCTGGCTGGAGGCCCAGGAGGCGACGGGCGACACGTTGCTGCTCGTGGGCGACGCCGAGGACGAAGCCTGGACCCGTCGCTGTCTGCGCCATGCGGATCGCATCCTGTTCGTCGGCGTCGGCACCGCATCTCCGGGAGGCCTCCCCTGGTCGGAGGTGATCGCCAACCGCACCGACACCCACGCCCGCCGCCGCCGCGATCTCGCGCTCGTTCACCCCGACGACGCCGTGGCGCCCTCTCCGGCAGGACCCTGGCTGGATACGCTCGACGTCGACCTGCATCACCACGTCCGCCTCGGCGTGCGCCCGGACATCAAGCGCCTGCGCCGGTTCATCTGTGGTGAAGCCGTGGGCCTCTCTCTCTCGGGAGGCGCTGCCCGAGGGCTCGCCCACCTCGGCGTGCTGCGCGCCCTCGAAGAGCTGCAAGTCCCGGTCGACTTCGTCTGTGGCACCAGCATGGGCGCCATCGTCGGCTCACAGCTCGCGCTCGGGCTGTCCGCGGCAGCGGCCCGGGCATCCACGAAGCGCGGCTTCGGAAGCTGGAAGATCTTCGACTGGACCTTGCCCGTGACCTCGGCTTGCGGTGGCCGCTGGTTCGAAGCGCACCTGCGCGCCACGTTCGGCGACCGCGGCGTCGAGGATCTCTGGCTCCCCTTCCGCTGCGTCAGCGCCAGCCTCATCCGGGCTCAGCCCGTCGTGCATCGGCGCGGCCCCGTGTGGCGGGCAGTCCTCGCGAGCAGCGCGCTCCCGGGTGTGTTCCCTCCCATCGTCGAAGGCGACGACCTGCTCGCCGACGGCGTCCTCCTCGACAACCTGCCCGTGCACCATGCCGTCGAGGCAGGCTGCGGCCACATCATCGCCGTCAACGTCATCAACACACTCGACACCACCATGGCCAGTGGGATGGTGCTCCCGAGCGAGCCTCTCCAGCGCCTGGCCGAGCGGCTCCTTCCTGGCGCGGGACGCCGGACCCCCGGCCTCACCGACTATGTCTTGCGGAGCTTCTTCTTGCCCACCCTCAGGGACATCGAGGGAATTCGCCGGAAGAGCGATCTCTACATCGAGCCTCCCGTGAACCAGTTCCACTACCTCGACGTCCGCCCCTTCGATGAAATCGTCGAGGTCGGCTACGGCGCCGCGCGCGAGCGCCTCGCCGCGTGGCTCGCGCAGAGCCCCTCCGTCCCGCGGCGCTAG
- a CDS encoding FKBP-type peptidyl-prolyl cis-trans isomerase produces the protein MAEGLGIEDVKEGTGEEARAGHQVTVHYVGTLTNGNKFDASRDRGPQGFSFKLGAGQVIKGWDEGVAGMRVGGVRKLTIPPELGYGARGFPPVIPPGSTLLFEVELLAVK, from the coding sequence ATGGCGGAAGGCCTGGGAATTGAAGACGTCAAGGAAGGCACCGGAGAAGAGGCCCGGGCGGGTCACCAGGTGACCGTTCACTATGTCGGTACGCTGACGAACGGGAACAAGTTCGATGCCTCACGGGATCGCGGACCGCAGGGCTTCAGCTTCAAGCTGGGTGCCGGCCAGGTGATCAAGGGCTGGGACGAGGGGGTTGCTGGCATGCGGGTGGGTGGCGTCCGCAAGCTCACGATTCCCCCGGAGCTCGGCTACGGGGCGCGTGGGTTCCCCCCGGTGATCCCCCCTGGCTCCACGCTCCTCTTCGAGGTCGAGCTGCTCGCGGTCAAGTAG
- a CDS encoding Stp1/IreP family PP2C-type Ser/Thr phosphatase, with protein MRTSGCTRPAAAAVTDVGRQRKHNEDHVLVRPELGLFVVADGMGGHNAGNVASALAATSLDNFFEATQTGDLPGPAPDEVGLDPEARRIVAGIRKANHDVHVISNTFSQHQGMGSTVVAAYVAQDHIHIGHVGDSRCYRIRDGSIEQLTKDHSLINDALALKPDLTPEELARLPKNIITRALGMKDAVKVDIRTEPVQPGDFFLLCSDGLSGMINDEQILDVFEFTREPQEACELLIAMANEAGGTDNISALIIRIDDQNEEPAPEHKAPTYQLDELGMLVPASAGAADREAPAEIDEEEDGSLEAEDIPSAPPTPGQEREDTHRAPWGSPPSSLAQYADRPPASAGRYVAVSNRADATPSSRDSSRRRKPVEVRVARCVNCGYELFIGNNFCVECGAPIKL; from the coding sequence ATGAGGACGAGCGGCTGCACCCGACCCGCTGCTGCCGCCGTGACCGACGTCGGTCGCCAGCGCAAACACAACGAGGATCACGTCCTCGTCCGGCCGGAGCTAGGCCTGTTCGTGGTCGCTGACGGCATGGGTGGGCACAACGCAGGCAACGTGGCGAGCGCGCTCGCGGCCACGTCGCTCGACAACTTCTTCGAAGCGACGCAGACCGGAGACCTACCAGGCCCCGCACCCGATGAAGTCGGGCTCGATCCCGAAGCACGTCGCATCGTCGCTGGCATCAGGAAAGCGAACCACGACGTACACGTCATATCGAACACCTTCAGCCAGCACCAAGGCATGGGCTCGACGGTGGTCGCCGCGTACGTCGCGCAGGATCACATCCACATCGGCCACGTCGGTGACAGCCGCTGCTATCGCATCCGCGACGGCAGCATCGAGCAGCTCACCAAAGATCACTCGCTCATCAACGACGCCCTCGCGCTCAAGCCGGACCTGACCCCCGAAGAGCTGGCGCGCCTCCCGAAGAACATCATCACGCGCGCGCTCGGGATGAAGGACGCGGTGAAGGTCGACATCCGCACCGAGCCGGTCCAGCCGGGGGACTTCTTCCTCCTCTGCTCCGATGGCCTGAGCGGGATGATCAACGACGAGCAGATCCTCGACGTTTTCGAGTTCACCCGCGAGCCACAGGAAGCGTGCGAGCTGCTCATCGCGATGGCCAACGAGGCCGGCGGCACGGACAACATCTCCGCCCTGATCATCCGCATCGACGATCAGAACGAAGAGCCGGCTCCAGAGCACAAAGCGCCGACGTACCAGCTCGACGAACTGGGCATGCTGGTGCCCGCCAGCGCCGGAGCTGCCGACCGAGAAGCTCCCGCCGAGATCGACGAAGAAGAGGATGGCTCGCTCGAAGCCGAAGACATCCCCTCTGCCCCCCCGACACCTGGCCAGGAGCGAGAGGACACGCACCGCGCTCCCTGGGGCTCCCCTCCGTCCAGTCTGGCTCAGTACGCCGACCGACCTCCCGCATCAGCCGGTCGGTACGTGGCGGTCTCCAACCGCGCGGACGCCACGCCGTCGTCGCGCGACTCCTCACGGCGCCGCAAGCCCGTCGAGGTGCGCGTCGCTCGCTGCGTCAACTGCGGCTACGAGCTGTTCATCGGGAACAACTTCTGCGTCGAGTGCGGAGCGCCCATCAAGCTCTGA